From a region of the Paenibacillus lutimineralis genome:
- a CDS encoding extracellular solute-binding protein: MHVIKKKKIFMSILATVMALSLLSGCGGKGEDSSASGGSGNAESTVNKEGYPIVDKPLTLSIMAPDMGIQNWKDMPVMQEMEKLTGIKIEYRNAPRDSFDTKKNLVFASGDYPDIFFAAKLTQAEEQTYGSQGILLPLEDLIDEYGPNIKKALEDNPDIRKSITAPDGHIYSLPRIEPYQPWYRNPMWYNGKILKELNVTKLPETTDELYDLLKLFKEKDPKNIPLSSSSGIKLRDIRTWILGAFGAYEEELYIDDNDVVHYTPVEDSYKGYVTYLNKLWNEDLLDHESFSQTDDQKKAKIKNNQVLLFSDWHAYMSLGDQPSTEDPMFSPVKSNMVDQPAIARNKGFSTGTFAISRTNPSPEASIRWVDYMYSSEGQMMWNKGPEGTLWKYTDDSKQSIEYLPVPNGEDREDFRSKITPNFGIASPMIVPDEPVKDEFAKWVENESQTKLLNRGARVPFPALFLTEAESAEVTALRSDLSTYVAQMEAKFITGQESIDGWDKYVQTLKKMGSDRFQEIYQGAYDRWKNS; this comes from the coding sequence ATGCATGTGATTAAAAAGAAAAAAATCTTCATGTCCATACTTGCAACGGTTATGGCACTATCTTTGCTGAGCGGCTGTGGGGGTAAAGGGGAGGATAGCTCTGCAAGCGGCGGCAGCGGCAATGCGGAATCTACGGTTAATAAGGAAGGATATCCGATTGTTGACAAGCCATTGACTCTGTCTATTATGGCTCCTGATATGGGGATTCAGAACTGGAAGGACATGCCTGTTATGCAAGAGATGGAAAAGCTTACAGGTATTAAAATTGAATACCGCAATGCGCCGAGAGACAGCTTCGACACAAAGAAGAATCTCGTATTTGCTAGTGGCGACTATCCGGATATTTTCTTTGCCGCGAAGTTGACTCAAGCTGAAGAACAGACATACGGCAGCCAAGGCATCTTACTTCCATTGGAAGACTTAATTGATGAGTATGGACCTAACATTAAGAAGGCGCTTGAAGACAATCCGGATATTCGTAAGTCCATTACTGCTCCTGATGGACATATCTATTCCTTGCCGCGTATCGAGCCTTATCAACCATGGTATAGAAACCCGATGTGGTATAACGGCAAAATTTTGAAAGAGCTTAACGTTACCAAGCTGCCCGAAACAACGGATGAGTTGTATGATCTATTGAAGCTGTTTAAGGAGAAGGATCCTAAGAACATTCCTCTGTCTTCTTCCTCAGGCATCAAGTTGAGAGATATCAGAACATGGATTTTGGGTGCCTTTGGAGCGTATGAGGAAGAGCTCTATATAGATGATAATGATGTGGTACACTACACACCTGTTGAGGACTCATATAAAGGGTATGTAACTTACCTGAATAAACTGTGGAACGAAGATTTGCTGGATCATGAGTCCTTCTCGCAAACCGATGATCAAAAGAAAGCCAAGATCAAAAACAATCAGGTTCTGTTGTTCTCTGACTGGCATGCATACATGTCGCTTGGCGACCAACCAAGCACAGAAGATCCCATGTTTAGTCCTGTGAAGAGCAATATGGTGGATCAACCGGCGATCGCTCGGAACAAAGGCTTCTCTACGGGAACATTTGCGATCTCTAGGACGAACCCTAGTCCAGAGGCATCTATTCGTTGGGTCGACTACATGTACAGTTCTGAAGGACAAATGATGTGGAATAAAGGACCGGAAGGAACTTTGTGGAAATATACAGATGATTCCAAACAATCGATTGAGTATTTGCCTGTACCAAACGGAGAAGACAGAGAGGATTTCCGTTCGAAGATTACTCCTAACTTTGGTATCGCTTCTCCGATGATCGTACCTGATGAGCCTGTTAAGGATGAGTTTGCGAAGTGGGTTGAAAATGAGTCCCAGACGAAGCTGCTTAACCGTGGTGCTCGAGTTCCATTCCCAGCCCTGTTCTTGACAGAAGCTGAGTCGGCTGAAGTTACAGCGCTTCGTTCCGATCTGAGCACTTATGTGGCGCAGATGGAAGCTAAATTCATTACGGGCCAAGAATCTATCGACGGTTGGGATAAATATGTCCAAACCCTTAAGAAAATGGGATCTGACCGCTTCCAGGAAATTTATCAAGGTGCTTATGACCGCTGGAAGAACAGCTAA
- a CDS encoding NADPH-dependent FMN reductase, with product MSKLNIGIILGSTREGRLSPQVGEWVKKIADERGDANYEIVDIADFKLPLLGEADATEQATAWNNKLNSLDGFVFIVQEYNHSISASLKNALDYARETWNDKAAGIVSYGSVGGARAAEHLRGILGELSVADVRIHPALSLFTDFENFSVFKPADLHLTNLNGMLDQVLAWSGALKTLR from the coding sequence ATGTCCAAGTTAAACATCGGTATTATTTTAGGAAGCACACGTGAAGGCCGCTTAAGCCCGCAGGTTGGCGAATGGGTGAAGAAAATCGCTGACGAGCGTGGAGACGCAAACTATGAAATCGTGGATATCGCTGACTTCAAACTTCCATTGCTCGGTGAGGCTGACGCTACAGAGCAAGCAACAGCTTGGAATAATAAGCTGAACAGCTTGGACGGATTCGTCTTCATCGTTCAAGAATATAATCATAGTATCTCTGCATCTCTGAAGAACGCACTCGACTATGCCCGTGAAACATGGAACGACAAAGCTGCGGGTATCGTAAGCTATGGCTCTGTTGGCGGTGCTCGTGCTGCTGAACATCTGCGCGGTATCCTGGGCGAATTGTCCGTTGCTGACGTTCGTATTCACCCAGCTCTGTCCCTGTTCACAGATTTCGAGAACTTCTCCGTATTCAAGCCAGCTGATCTTCACCTGACTAACCTTAACGGCATGCTTGATCAAGTTCTTGCATGGAGCGGCGCTTTGAAAACATTACGTTAA
- a CDS encoding MerR family transcriptional regulator: MTYTISQVAEKTNLSVYTIRYYDKEGLLPFVDRENGVRVFHDQDIEWIDLICCLKHTGMPIKDIRTFIQYCMDNDAVVDKGLEILIQHKHNVEQQIRDTQRNLETIEYKINHLPQMYKEKFSIHH, from the coding sequence ATGACTTATACTATTTCGCAGGTTGCCGAGAAGACGAACCTGTCCGTGTACACGATCAGATATTATGATAAAGAGGGACTGCTCCCTTTTGTAGATCGTGAGAACGGTGTACGTGTATTTCATGATCAGGATATTGAATGGATTGACTTGATTTGCTGCTTGAAGCATACAGGAATGCCGATCAAGGATATTCGTACCTTCATCCAGTACTGCATGGATAATGACGCTGTCGTGGATAAGGGGCTGGAGATTCTGATTCAGCATAAGCATAATGTAGAGCAACAGATCAGAGATACTCAGCGCAATCTGGAGACGATTGAATACAAAATTAATCATTTGCCGCAAATGTATAAAGAGAAATTCTCGATCCATCATTAA
- a CDS encoding aldo/keto reductase, whose product MKYINIAGTDLKASNIVMGNMRLKQLSVTEAEKLVRTALDHEINFFDHADIYGPSYGECESHFADAIQMNPEIREQMILQSKCGIRPGYFDFSKEHIIEATDGILKRLKTDYLDVLLLHRPDTLMEPEEVAEAFDQLHSSGKVRYFGVSNQTPNQIELLQKYIPHKIIANQLQLSITHTPIIDSAIAFNMDVDQSVNRDSGILEYCRLKDITIQAWSPFQKGFFNGPFLGDLENYPELNKIIDHLAEKYGVTNTTIAVAWITRHPANMQVVLGTTNEQRLIDSCKGSEIPLTREEWYSIYKAGGKIIP is encoded by the coding sequence ATGAAGTATATTAACATCGCTGGAACAGATTTGAAAGCGTCAAATATAGTTATGGGCAATATGCGCTTGAAGCAGCTCTCTGTGACTGAGGCTGAGAAGCTAGTTCGTACTGCACTGGATCATGAAATTAACTTCTTCGACCACGCCGATATTTACGGACCATCCTATGGGGAATGCGAATCCCATTTCGCCGATGCGATCCAAATGAATCCTGAAATTCGGGAGCAAATGATTCTGCAGAGCAAATGCGGCATTCGTCCAGGTTACTTCGACTTCTCCAAGGAGCATATTATTGAAGCAACGGACGGCATTCTGAAGCGTCTGAAGACAGACTATCTGGACGTTCTATTGCTCCATCGTCCTGATACATTAATGGAACCAGAGGAAGTTGCTGAGGCATTTGATCAGCTGCATAGCAGCGGCAAGGTTCGCTATTTCGGGGTATCCAATCAGACTCCGAACCAAATCGAGTTGCTGCAGAAGTACATTCCGCATAAGATCATTGCTAACCAATTGCAGCTTAGCATTACACACACGCCAATAATCGATTCAGCCATCGCCTTCAATATGGATGTCGATCAATCCGTGAACCGTGACAGCGGTATTCTCGAATATTGCCGTCTGAAGGATATTACGATTCAAGCTTGGTCTCCATTCCAAAAAGGCTTCTTCAACGGACCTTTCCTTGGCGACCTGGAGAACTATCCAGAACTCAACAAGATTATCGACCATCTTGCCGAGAAATACGGAGTAACCAATACAACGATCGCCGTAGCCTGGATTACTCGTCATCCAGCTAACATGCAGGTCGTACTTGGAACGACCAATGAGCAAAGACTTATCGATTCCTGCAAAGGCTCGGAGATTCCACTCACCAGAGAAGAATGGTACAGCATCTACAAGGCAGGCGGCAAGATTATACCTTAA